The DNA sequence ATTACGCCCATGATTACCGGCTCCCAGGTCAGCATCAACCCGCTGGCCGCCATCCTGGCCCTGATTCTGGGCAACGAGCTGTGGGGCACGCCGGGCATGATTCTGAGCATTCCGATTATGGCCGTCATCAAGGTGGTGCTCGACGCCAGCAAAACCACCGAGCCCTGGGGCTTTCTGCTCGGCGACACGGCCGAGGGTGAAGACTCCACCAAGCCCGACAAAGACAAAAACAAGGAGCTCAGCTGGTGGCAGCGGCTGCTGGGCCGCAAGCCCGATACGGCCAACTAGCCCACCCCTTTTCGGGCTTCTTTTGCTACCCCGTCGGCCTTGGCCGGCGGGGTAGTTTTGCTTTACGGGTCTTGGTATTGACCAACCCTGCCTAAATTTTATAACATCTTTTTAGTAACCCTACCGTCGGGCCCGGGGTATAAAAGCCCAGGTTGGCCACCACGCGCCGACTTTCTGAATCCTTACTTCCACCTAACCTTTTCTTGTCTTATGGCAATTATCACCGGAGAAACCGCCCGCGCTTATAACGACCTCGTAGAAATCAACAAAACGGCCGCCAAGGGCTACCAGGAAGCCGCCGAAGGCGTGAGCAGCCCCGACCTGAAGTCGAAGCTCAGCGAGCTGAGCCAGCAGCGCGCCCAGTTTGCGTCCCAGCTCAGCCAGCAGGCCCAGCAGATCGGCATTAATACCGAAGACGGCAATACCCTGGAAGGCGTCGTGGCCGATGCCGCCGCCGCCGTACACCGCGGCTGGATCAACATCAAATCGGCCATTACGGGCCAGGACGACTCGGCCATTCTGGGCGAGTGCGAAACCGGCGACGCCACGGCCCTCTCGGCCTACGAAACGGCGCTGAAGTCGCAGGAAATTCCGGCCCAGGCCCGCACCGTCATCGAAAAGCAGCACAGCGAAATTCTGTCGGCCAAAAACTGGGTAACCCAGCAGAAAGGCAGCCGCTAGGCTCTCTTTTCTTCCTTAAAAAAAGCCCGCCCGCAACGGCGGGCTTTTTTTGCGCGGGTTTTCCGTGGCTCACCCTTTTTCCGGGGCGGCGCCAGCAGGTCAACTGCTTGCAGGGCCGAAAGCAGTGGCAGAGTACTACACCGCACCAACCGGCGCGGGCGGGCCGCGGGCAAACTTCCCGGGCTGCAACCTTCAAGTGTGTTATCTTTGTTACCAATCAAATTAGCATCTTCTTTTACCTGAATCCGCGCCGCTTTTGTACGCCATCATTGACCTTGAAACTACCGGAGGGCAGCCCACGCAGGACCGCATCACGGAAGTAGCCATATTTATTCACGACGGCGAAAAGGTCGTTGACCAGTACAGTACGCTCGTTAATCCCGGGCGCCCCATCCCCTTTTTCATCACCCAGCTCACCGGCATCACCGACGACATGGTGCGCGACGCGCCCAAGTTTCACGAGGTGGCCCGCAAGATTGTGGAGCTGACCGAAGGCTGCGTATTCGTGGCCCACAACGTGCGCTTCGACTATTCCTTCATGAAAAAGGAGTTTGCCGACCTGGGCTACAACTACTCGCGCAAAACCCTGTGCACGGTGCGCCTGAGCCGTTCCCTGATTCCGGGCCAACCCAGCTACAGTTTGGGCAAGCTCTGTCAGAACATCGGTATTCCGCTGGAGGGCCGGCACCGGGCCGCCGGCGACGCCGCCGCCACGGCCGTCCTGTTTGACCGGCTGCTCAAAATCAGCCAGCAGGACGAGGTGCTGCGCAACCCCACCATTTCGGCCGCCGACACGCTGGCCTCGGTTGATGCGCTGGCGCCCGTGGGGCGCGCGCCGAAGGGCACCGCTCCGGCGGCCGCGCCAGCGGTGAAACCAGCCAAGCAGCCCAGCCCGAAGCGGGTAGCGGCCGTGCAGGAAGCCATTCGCACGGCCCTGCTCCCGCCCAACATCACCCCCGAGAAAGTGGCCGCCCTGCCCCAGGAAGCCGGGGTGTACTACTTCCACAACGAGCAGGGCGAGGTTATTTACGTCGGCAAGAGCATCAACATCTACAAGCGGATTCAGCAGCACTTCGCCGTCGATTACAAGTCGCGCAAGTCGCTGGAGTTCAAGAACAGCATCTCCGACATCACCTGGGAGCTGACCGGCTCGGAGCTGGTGGCGCTGCTCTACGAGTCGGCGGAAATCAAGCGGATGAAGCCGCTGTATAACCGGGCCCAGCGCCGCTCGGTGTTTCCGGCCGGCATCTTCCTGCGCACCGACGAAAACGGCTACAAGCGCCTGTATTACGGCAAAGCCGACGACCACGCCGAGTCGCACCCGCTCATTGCCCTGGGCAACCAGTACAAGGCCAAGGGTTTCCTGTTTCACAAGGTGGCCAAGTTCAACCTGTGCCAGAAGCTCTGCGACCTGTACAAAACCACCGGCTCCTGCTTCGACTACCAGGTGCACCGCTGCAAGGGCGCCTGCCTGGGTTTGGAGCCGGCCGAGGAATACAACAAGCGCGTGGAGGAAGCCATTGAGAGCTTCACCTACGAGCACGGCTCCTTCGTCGTGATTGGCAAAGGCCGGCGCGACGACGAGCAAACCGTGGTGGTGGTGGAGCACGGCCGCTACCTGGGCTTCGGCTACGTGGACTCCGACTTCTCGGCCCGCAAGCTCAACGACTTCAAGGAGGTCATTACCCGCTACAACGACAACAAGGACGTGCAGCAGATCATCCGGCAATACCTGCGCACCAAGCACAAGGACAAGGTGAAGGTATTCAAGTAGCCCCGCCCGGCTTCCTATCCGACGCGAGCCGGCGGCGCATGCGCCGCCGGCTCGCGGGCTTTTGGGAGAAAGTCAACCCGTTGAGCCGGCGTTAATATATCTTTTACTATATTCAATGCCCAGTACTCCGTTCTCTCCGCCTCGTAAACTGTTGATGCTATGCAAACATTGTTTACTTCTCCCTTTCTGCGTATTCACCACGACGGCTACGCCCACGCCCTGGAGCTGGAATGGCTCGATTTCGCCAATAGCCCGCAGCTGCGCACCGGCCTGAATACGGGCCTGCAGCTGGCCGAGCAGTACCACGTCCGGGCCTGGATCGGCAACCTCAAGCGGATGCACGTCATTCGCCCCCTGGATCAGGACTGGATCAACTCGGACTGGTTTCCCCGCTTTTCCCGGCTCGATATTCTGCACATGGCCGTAGTCGAGTCGGATGACGTGCTCAACCGCCAGGGCGTGACCCGGGTGATGCACAACGCCACGGGCCTGGCCCCGCTGAGCACCGCTTATTTCCAGACCGTGGAGGAAGCCCGGCACTGGGTGCGCACCTACGCCTACGCTTTTTAGTCAGCAGCCCGCTTATTTATCCGGCTTACTGCCAGCATTTTGCTGGCAGTCCGGCCCGGCGCGCCCCGTTAAAAAGCAATAAACCCCGCAAAATAACAGCCGGATCAGTGGGCTTTCCGGCAAAATTATCCGTACTTATAGCTACCCCGTTCCCGTTGCCCCGCTACCACCTTATTGCATTTGTTGATCCTTTTAGGCTTGCCCTGCGCAAGGTGTAGTTATGGCGCATCTGCTTTATCCCAACAACGCCTCGTTGTACTATCATAACGAGCTGGCCAGCGTCGTGGAACACGCCGACGGCTACGTCCGCATCGACTGGAATCCGGTGCCGATTCGCAGCAGCTCCCTGCGGGCCGTGTACGAGCAGGTGCTGACCTTGCTGCGCCAGCAGGGCTTTGCCAAAGTGCTGTCCGATCATCAGCTGCTACCTCCCATTCAGCCTTCGGACCAGGAGTGGCTCTCGCAGGATTGGGTGCCACGCGCCGTGGCCCAGGCCGGCTACCGGTGCTGCGCCCTGGTGCAGGCCCACGACGTGCTCAGCCAGATTTCGCTCACCCACATTGTCCGGCAGCTGGGTCCGGTGCCCCTCATCGTGCGCTACTTCGAAGACAGCAGTGCGGCCGAGCGGTGGATCCGCTCCTGCTAACGGGCTTGAGCTGCGGACCGGCTTTTTCATCCGCAATGCCCGGGTTAAAACAAGCGGTGCCGCAGCAGCCAGCCGGCCGCGTCAAACTCGGTGGCGGCGGGCACGTAGGGTTCCACTTTCACGGGCTTGGCCACGGTGATGAGGTTACCGTCGCCACTGTCGTACACCATCACGTTGGCGGGCTTGTCGGCGGCGGCGTTTTGCAGCACCACTTTATCCTGGCCGGCCCCGTCGTAGATGCCGATGGCGAAGCGGTGGTCGGGCAGGCCCCGCAGCTCGAACACGTCGTTACCGCCCAGACCGAAGATCTTGATGGAGCGGGTTTGCTGGTAAGAAAACGTGCGCTGGCCGACCAGGCTGTCGGGGCGGCCGGCGTGCAGGCTGTACTGGCTCACGCGTAGCTGCCCCGCGCCGGCCGGCTCCAGCACGAACCGCTCGGGCTGGTCGGTGCCCGGAATTTCAACTTCGCGGGCCAGCAGCTCATAAAAACGGGCGGCTACGGCCTTGAGCTGGTCGCGGCGGCCGCGCAGGTTTTCCGTGAATTCGCCGCCGGCCTGGGCATACACTTCCTTGGGCCAGAGGGCCAGGGCATCGGCAATAACCGGGTCGGACAGGCTACGCTGCATCGAGTCGGCGACCTGCTCGAAATCCTGGGCCGTGAGATACACCAGCAGCGACTTGTCCATGGGCCGGGCGGCGCGGTTGAGGCCTTCCACGTCGCTGAGGCGGATTTTCTGGTGGAAGCTCTGGTAGTTAGACTTCACCCAGCCGATAATGTGGGTAAAAAAACCGTCGTCGAACTTGAAAAAGGCGTGGTCCCGGTCGCGCGGGATGGCGCGGTAGACGGTAGCGCCGCCGGCCGCCGGAAAGCTGGCCCAGCGCCACTGGTCTTCGCGCCGGCTCCAGTCGCCGAGCCACATATCGAACAGGCGGGCCCGCAGGTACCAGCGGGCGTCGATGCGGTGCCGGGGGTTGTAGGCCAGGTTGGTAAACACCTTGCGGGAGCTTTCCACCTTGGCCGAGCGGCCGAAGCTGCTCACGCCGCGCTGGTCGCCCTCGGGCCGCTCCTCGAACAGGTAGAGGGCATTGGCAAAGCTCTTGCGGAACTCGCCCAGGGCCGGGTCGTCGGCCACGTACACCAGCCGCGGGTTGGTATGGTACACGCCCGCCGCCGCCGCCAGCGGGGCCACGATATAAGCGCCGTAGGGGTTGATAACGCTGGTTTGATCCTTCATCAGCCGCCCGATGGGGCCGTCGCGCAGGCCTTCGGGCAGGGCCTTGGTAGCATCCTTATCCACGGAGCGCAGCACGTACTCGGTGCCGTTGCGGTCGAGCAGGCGCAGGTTTTTGGTTTGGAAGCTGCCGCCCTCCCGCACCGGGGTCAGGCCGCCGGGCACGGCCGTGCGCAGGTTGAACACGGGCGCTTCTACGGGCGTGGCCCAGATCCGGCGGTAGTGCTTGCCCCAGAAAAAGCGGTGCACCGGTCCGCGCAGGTACTGGGCTCCGGCGGCCACGCGCACGGTGGAGTCGGGGCTGATAACGGGAGGGGCCGCCGCCGGCGCGGCTGGCGCGGAGCAGGAGGCAAACAGCAGCCCGCAGCCCAGGGCGGTACTCAGCACGGCGGGATTCCAGACACGGTAGGAAAAGGACACGAAGCAGGTGAACAAGGGCGGAAAAATGACGGGCCGCGGCCCATCCCGCCCTTATAGCGCAAACCAAAGCCCAGCGGTTGTGCTTGCTTTAGCGCCCACCTTTACCGCGCAGCTTCGTTGAAGGACTCAAGCCGCGCTTTTCCCCGCTTCAATGACGACTCGTTTATCCCCGGTTTTCTTCCTGCTTTTGTTTTCCAGCTGCGTCCGGCAGCACTATTTTCAGCCCGACGCCCGCCTGCCCGGCGGGCCCCAGCCGGCCAGCCCCGACAGTGCCCGCGTGACGGTGGGCCGCCACTACCTGCGCGGCCCGATTCACCACTTTTTTATGGGCAAGCACTACCGCCAGGTGTGGGCCACGCCCGTGGTAGTCCCGGTGTTCGACCTCAGCAAAACGGTGCCGGGCGGGCTGACGGCGGGCAAGATGGGCGGGGGCTTCCAGAGTACGAGCATCACGCTGGAAGGCCCCAAGGGCCGGGAATACGCCCTGCGCACCCTCGATAAGGACCCGTATAAAACCCTACCCAAGGTGATGCGCAAATCGTTTGTGCTGAACGTGGTGCGCGACGCCACTTCGGCCGCCAACCCCTTTGCCGCCTTCGTAGTGCCGCCCCTGGCCGAGGCGGCGGGCGTGCTGCACACCAACCCGCGGCCCTACTACGTGCCCCCGACCGAAACCCGGCTGGGCCCTTCCTCCAACCTGTTTCAGGGCAAAGTGGTGATGCTGGAAGAGAAATACGACGGGAAGGAAAACCTGACGCCCGCCTTCGGGGCCGCCCGCGACTTGCAGGACAGTGACGACGTGCTGGCCGCCCGCTACGCTGACCCCGCCCACCAGCTCGACCAGCTGGCTTTTGCCCGGGCGCGGCTGCTGGATATCTGGCTCGGCGACTGGGACCGGCACGAGGGCCAGTGGCAGTGGGCCGTGTACGAGCAGAACGGCCGCACCCTGTACCGGGCCGTGCCCAAAGACCGGGACCAGGTGTTCTACCGCTTCAGCGACGGGCTGATTCCGTGGCTGGCCAGCCGGCGCTGGGCCGTGCGCAAGTTCCGCACCTTCAAGCCCCAGTACGAAGACATCGAAGGGCTGGTAAAAAACGCCCGCTTCATCGATGAGCGGGCCTTGTCGGAAGTAACGCGGGAGCAGTTCCAGCAGCTGGCCCACGAGTTGCAGCAGCGGCTCACCGACGCCGTCATCGACCAGGCCCTGCACCAGTTTCCGGCGCCGGTTTACGCCCTGGAAGGCGCGCGTACGGCGGCGGCGCTGCGGGCCCGCCGGGCGGCCCTGCCCAAGGCCGCCGATACGTTTTACCGCCTGCTGGCCCGCCGCGTGACCGTGGCCGGCACCGACCAGGCCGAGCGGTTCGTCGTGACGCGGGCTTCCGACACGGCTACAGTAGTGAGCGTCTACCGGATTGCGGACAAGGGCGCGTCGGCCACCGATACGCCCCTGTACCAGCGCAGCTTCCGCCCCGGTGAAACCCGCCGCATCGTGCTGCACGGACTGGGCGGCGAAGACCGGTTCGAGGTGAGCGGCGAGGTGAAGCGCAGCATCCGGGTCGACATCTACGGCGGGCCCAACGCCGACGCGGTAGTCAATACCTCCCGCGTGCGCCGGGGCGGCAAGATGACCTACTACTACGACACCAAGCGGGGCAACACCATCGAGCCGGGCCACGACTTCAAGGACCAGACCCGCTCGGGCGTGCAAATGCACGCCTACGACCGGGAAGGGTATTAACTTCCGTTTTGAGCATACGAAAAGAGGCTGCCAGGTATCTGGCAGCCTCTTTCTCGTTTAGCAGTAGCTGAGGGTGTAGAAAACAATCCGCAGTTCATCAGAATATTCTACAAGAACTGTAGAAAACAATCCGCACTTCACCGGAATATTCTACAAAAGCTGTAGAAAACAACCCGCAGTTCGCCAGAATATTCTACACCCTGGGTACAGCCTGGCTACTTGGCCCGCTCGACTTCGGCCAGCATATCCAGCACCATGTGCTCAGTGGGCGTGAGCAGGTCGTGTTCCTGGGGGTCGGCGTTGTGGCGGCGCAGGTACTCGATGAGCTTATCCGAGTTGAAGAGCTCCACCACCTGCGGGTGAATGTAGTACTTGCTGCACACGGTGGGCGTGTTGCCCAGGCCCGAGGCCACGTCTTTCACGGCCCGCTTCAGCACTTTTTCCTTGGGCAGATCGGGCTCCTGCTCCAGCACGGCCTCCAGGCATTCCACCATTTTCACGGTGCCGCCCCAGGTGCGAAAGTCCTTGGCCGAGAGGTTCAGCCCCGTGACGGTGCGCAGGTACTCGTTCACGTCGCCCGACTCCAGCTCCTGGCGGTGCCCATCGGCCGCATAGTACTGAAACAGGTGCTGGCCGGGTATTTCCTTGCACTTCTGCACCAGGCGGGCCAGCTTGCGGTTGTGCAGGCTCACGTCGTGGGCCACGCCCTTCTTGCCCACGAAGGAGAAGTTCACTTCGTCGCCGGCGACCTGCACGTGCCGGTCGCGCAGGGTGGTCAGGCCGTAGCTCTTGTTTTTCTTGGCGTATTCCTTGTTGCCGACCCGGATAAAGGACTGGTCCATCAGGGTCAGCACCAGGGCCACGACTTTTTCCCGGTCCAGCTGGGGGCGTTTCAGATCCTGAGCCATGTGCTGACGCAGCTCGGCCAGCTTTTCGCCGAAGGCGCGCAGGCGACTGAACTTGGTCAGGCTGCGGGCCTGGTCCCAGGCGGGGTGGTAGATGTACTGCTTGCGGCCCTTGGCGTCGCGGCCCGTTACCTGCAAATGGGCATTGGCCGAGGGCGCAATCCAGACGTCGGTCCAGGCCGGCGGAATCACGAAGCCGTGGAGGCGGGCCAGCACTTTGGCATCGGTCACCTTTTCGCCCTTGGCGTCGAAGTAGCTGAAGGCGCCGGTGCGGCCGGCCTTGCGCGTGAGGCCCGGCTTGGTATCGGAGAGGTAGCGCAGGCCGGCCAGCTCGGCCTGCCGGGCGGGGTCTTTGTAGAGGATGTGGGCTTCATCCTGGGGTGCCAGGTGCTTTTTCTTGGTTTTGGGGCGGGGAGCGGCGGAGGTGGGCATAGAGAAGATACGAGTGGCCCGCAGACGTTGACGGGCCCGGGGTTCTCTACGCAGAAACGCCGGCCGGGGTCAGCCCCACCCGTGGGCAGCAGCCCGACCGGGGCCGGCACCGTATTTTTTGGGTGGCCCCCCGCCGGCCGCACCGGGCCCGCAGCGGCGGCTTTCGGGCTTTTTAAGCGCCCTCTGCGTCAGGGGAAAACGCCCGCCGAAGCGGGCTGCGGCCGCCGCGGCAGCAACACGGGGGGCCGTTGGGGCGTATCGAAGCCGGGCCTTTCTGGCATTGTTTTTTCTTTTGCCGGTTGCACTCCGCTTCTTTTTCCCTGTTTAACCTTTCCTTTCCATGCAGCGCGCATTCCTCAAATCTCTCTTCCTCTTCTCCCTGGTGGCCGGGCTGGGCTTTACCAGCTCCTGCTCCAAAGACGGCGACAATATCCTGCTCTTCTCGGTGGAGGACGACAAAGCCCTCGGCGACAAAGTAGCGGCCCAGACCGACTCGATGTTCCGGGCCGACCCGGCCAAAAACGGCCGCCTGCTGGAGCGCGCCAGCAACCCCCAGGCCTACGCCGCCCTACAGGTGGTCGTCGACCGGGTGCTGAACTCGGGCAAGCTGGCCCACCGCGACGACTTCACTTGGGACGTGAAAATCGTGCAGAAGGACGACATCCAGAACGCCTTTGCCACCCCCGGCGGCCACATCTACGTGTACACGGGCCTGATTAAGTACCTCGACCACGAAGCCGAGCTGGCCGGCGTGCTGGGCCACGAAATTGCCCACGCCGACCGGCGGCACACCTCCCAGCTGCTGCAGAAGCAGTACGGCATCGACATTCTGCTGAGCCTGCTGCTGGGCGACAACCCCAGCCAGCTGGCGCAGATAGCCACCGGCCTGGGCTCGTTGCAGTTCAGCCGCGACTATGAGCGCGACGCCGACGACTACTCGGTGGTCTACCTCAACGGCACCCAGTATTCCTGCGACGGCGCGGCCGGCTTCTTTATCAAGTCGCAGCAGGAAGGCGCGGGCGGCACGCCCGAGTTTTTGAGCACCCACCCCAACCCCGAAAACCGGGTAGCCGCCATTCAGAACAAAGCCAAGGAGCTGAACTGCCAGGGCAAAGCCACGAACGACGCCAACCTGAACGCACTGAAAAGCGTGCTGTAAGGCCCCAGGGCCCTGCCCCTCTCCTTTCGAAAGCCAGCTGCCCCGGTAGCTGGCTTTTTTGTTTTTGGGCCCGCCGGGTATAACTCTGGGGGTGGGGCCCTGCGTAAGCACTACCCCGGCATTTGCTTTCTTTACGCTTCCTATGGCTCCTTTTCTCAACAAACTCGGCGACTGGGCCGAAAAAGCCGACGACCTGATTCTGCGGGCCCGTACCCGGCTGGGTTTGCTCGACCCGCTCCAGATCGTTCCCTACCGCAGCTACGGCACGCCCACGCGCCTCTACGTGAAAGGCCGCCTGCTCACCGACAAAGGCATTGGCGAGCCCGACCCCAGCGACTCGCGCTGGCACAACCTGCTTGACATGTACCGTCGCTTCGAAAGCAACGAAATTGCCGGCGCCCAGCTGCTGGTGCGCCCAGCCGATGCGTCCGAGCACTTGGTCGTGACCGACGAGGAAGGGTATTTCAGCCTCAACCTGGAGCCCCGGCAGCTGCCCGAGCCCATCGACTTTATGTGGTACCCGGTCGAAGTGCTGCTCAAGGCCGTGCCCAGTCCGCTGGCCCTGCCCGCCGGCCTGGCCGCCCACGCCCCGGTGCTGATACCGCCGGCCGATGCCGAATATGGCATTATCAGCGACCTGGACGACACCGTTATCCAGACCTCGGCCACCGACATGCTGCGGATGGCCCGCACGGTGCTGCTGCGCAATGCCCGCTCCCGCCTGCCCTTCAAGGGCGTGGCCGAGTTTTACCGGGCCCTGCAGCTGGGCCGCAACGGCAAGCGCAACAACCCGTTTTTCTACGTCAGCAGCAGCCCCTGGAACCTCTACGACCTGCTCGAGGACTTCCTCAACCTCAACGACATTCCGCCCGGCCCGCTGCTGCTGCGCGACTTCGCCGTGGTGCGCAAGTCGGCCCAGGACACCTCGGAGCACCACGGGCACAAGCTCAAGGAAATCGACAACATCCTGCTGACCTACCCCAAGCTACAATTCGTGCTCATCGGCGACAGTGGGCAGGAAGACGCCAACATCTACCGCGAAGTGGTGCGCCGCCATCCGGGCCGCGTGCTGGCCATCTACATCCGCGACGTGCTGCGCCCCGACCGGGCCGCGCTGGTGGAGCGCGTCTCGGAAGAGCTGCGCGGCGACAAGGTGGAAATGCTGCTGGTGCAGGACACGGTGCAGGCCGCCGAGCACGCCGCCAAGGCCGGCCTGATTTACACCGAAGCCATTCCGGCCGTAGTCGAGGACAAGCACAAAGACGAAACCACTGAATAATGTGCTCAGGTGCTAATGTGAGGAATGTGCTACTGCTCAGGCAAGCCCTGATACTTGAGCACGTAGCGCGAAGTTCTACTTCGCGAGACGTCCGCGCCGTTACAACGATAGTCCTAGCACGCCGTGCGAAGTAGAACTTCGTGCTACACGCAAAAGCCCTTTCTCGTCGCAACGGGAAAGGGCTTTCTGGTAAAAATAAATTTGTCATCAGCAGCGGGCGGATTGACGCCGCTTGAGGAGCGGAATGTCGTGCCTCCTCGCCATGACACGAGGTTGGCCTTAGCACATTCCCCACATTAGCACCTGAGCACATTAACTGGAGTGGTCGGCGACGATGACCCACTGGCCCTGGAGGCGGCGGAAGACGAGCAGAAAATGGCCTTCCAGGTCGCCGGCGGCGGGGCGGGCCAGGTGCCAGCGGCCCACGACGTGCGCCGTTTCGGGGCCGTCGGGCGTAATGCGCAGGTTAGAAAACGTGAGCTGGCCCATGGCGGCGGCATCGGGGTAGCTGCGGCGGTAGTTGTCCAGGGTGGGCTGCCAGCCGTAGGTCAGGCCCCGCTTGCCGATGAACACCAGCGAGTCGGACTGCCAGTAGCCCTGCATGAAGCCGGCCACGTCGCCGCGGTTCCAGGCGGCCGTTTGGGTGGCCAGCACCTGCTGAATGGTAGCACGGGTAGCCGCGGGGCGCACGGTAGCGCAGGCACTGAGCAGCAGACTACAGCTGGTGGCAACAAGAACGTTTTTCATAAGAGCAGGCTGGTTAATCTTCAATCAATTCCCGCACGTAGGTGGTGCCACCCAGGCGGCGCATGTTGCGCATCACGCGTCGCTGCTTGGCGCGGGCCGCGGGGCCGGGGTTGCTGGCCCGAAACCGGAGCGGGTTGGGCAGCACGCCGGCCAGCAAAGCCGCTTCGGCCGGCGTTACCTGGCTGGCCGGCTTGTGAAAGTAGCGCTGGGAAGCCGCCTCCACCCCGAAAGTGCAGTCGCCCATTTCGGCCACGCTCAAGTACATTTCCATGATGCGGCGCTTGTTCCAGAGCAGTTCGATGAGCATGGTGAAGTAGGCTTCGGCGGCCTTGCGCACGTAGCTGCGGCCGTGCCAGAGAAACACGTTTTTGGCGACCTGCTGCGAAATCGTGCTGCCGCCCACCAGCTTCTTGCCGTCCCAGTTCACTTTCACGGCGCGCTGCATGGCGTTGAAGTCGAAGCCGTGGTGCTTGAGAAACAGCTGGTCTTCGGCCGCAATCAACGCCAGCGGCACGTGGGGCGACACCTCGTCGAGGCCCTTGAAGTCGTAGCTGACCTGGCGCTCCTGCTCCCGGATGCCGTAGTAGCCCTTGCCCACCGGGGCGTGGGCGCGGCGCTCCAGCATCAGCCAGGTAGCGGGCGGGGCCACCCAGCGGTACACCAGCACCCAGGCAATGGAGGCCAGAAATAAGGCGGCGGCCACCTGCAAGGCGACCCGCCAGGCCTGCTGCCAATACCGTTGATATGTTGTCACGCGCTGCGGAAAAGGTTCAGCGCCCAATAGGGGCACCCGCCGCAAAAATAGCGGAAATATGGCCGCCGCGCCGTACCCCGGCGGCTTTTGCCCGTACCTTTTGTACCTCCGCTTGTTGTACCTGTATGTCGCGCCTATTAGCCCTGTTTCCGCTGAACCTCGTGGTTTTTCCCGGTGAAAAACTCAACCTCCACATCTTTGAGCCCCGCTACCGCCAGTTGGTGCAGGACTGCGTGGCCTCGGATATCACCTTTGGTATTCCGCCCTACCTGAACGAGGGCGTCAGTGATTTGGGCACCGAAATGCGCCTGCTCGGCATCGACAAGCAGTACGACAACGGGGAACTGGACATTCGCACCAAAGCCGTGGGCGTGTTTCGGATCCGGGAATTTTACCGGCAGGCCCCCGGCAAGCTCTACGCCGCGGGCACCATCGACGACGTGGCCGACGACCCCGAGCAGGATCCGGAGCTGAAGGCGCGCATTACGGAATACGTGCAGCAGCTTTACACGGCCCTGGGGCTGCGCAAGCTGTTCGTGGATTTGCCCGCGGCCTACCGCGTCTACGACATTGCCCACAACCTGGGCCTCTCGACCGAGCAGGAATACCAGCTGCTGGAGGCTACCAGCGAGCTGGAGCGCCAGCAGCTGGTGCTGGAGCATCTGGAGCGGATTCTGCCCGTCATCATCGAGGCCGAGCGGCTCAAAGACCGCGCCCGGCTCAACGGGCACTTCAAGAACCTGACGCCGCCCAACTTTTAGCGGCTGCTTCCATTCTGAATCCAGTGGTGGCGGGCTG is a window from the Hymenobacter aquaticus genome containing:
- a CDS encoding ferritin-like domain-containing protein, translating into MAIITGETARAYNDLVEINKTAAKGYQEAAEGVSSPDLKSKLSELSQQRAQFASQLSQQAQQIGINTEDGNTLEGVVADAAAAVHRGWINIKSAITGQDDSAILGECETGDATALSAYETALKSQEIPAQARTVIEKQHSEILSAKNWVTQQKGSR
- a CDS encoding exonuclease domain-containing protein; amino-acid sequence: MYAIIDLETTGGQPTQDRITEVAIFIHDGEKVVDQYSTLVNPGRPIPFFITQLTGITDDMVRDAPKFHEVARKIVELTEGCVFVAHNVRFDYSFMKKEFADLGYNYSRKTLCTVRLSRSLIPGQPSYSLGKLCQNIGIPLEGRHRAAGDAAATAVLFDRLLKISQQDEVLRNPTISAADTLASVDALAPVGRAPKGTAPAAAPAVKPAKQPSPKRVAAVQEAIRTALLPPNITPEKVAALPQEAGVYYFHNEQGEVIYVGKSINIYKRIQQHFAVDYKSRKSLEFKNSISDITWELTGSELVALLYESAEIKRMKPLYNRAQRRSVFPAGIFLRTDENGYKRLYYGKADDHAESHPLIALGNQYKAKGFLFHKVAKFNLCQKLCDLYKTTGSCFDYQVHRCKGACLGLEPAEEYNKRVEEAIESFTYEHGSFVVIGKGRRDDEQTVVVVEHGRYLGFGYVDSDFSARKLNDFKEVITRYNDNKDVQQIIRQYLRTKHKDKVKVFK
- a CDS encoding DNA topoisomerase IB: MPTSAAPRPKTKKKHLAPQDEAHILYKDPARQAELAGLRYLSDTKPGLTRKAGRTGAFSYFDAKGEKVTDAKVLARLHGFVIPPAWTDVWIAPSANAHLQVTGRDAKGRKQYIYHPAWDQARSLTKFSRLRAFGEKLAELRQHMAQDLKRPQLDREKVVALVLTLMDQSFIRVGNKEYAKKNKSYGLTTLRDRHVQVAGDEVNFSFVGKKGVAHDVSLHNRKLARLVQKCKEIPGQHLFQYYAADGHRQELESGDVNEYLRTVTGLNLSAKDFRTWGGTVKMVECLEAVLEQEPDLPKEKVLKRAVKDVASGLGNTPTVCSKYYIHPQVVELFNSDKLIEYLRRHNADPQEHDLLTPTEHMVLDMLAEVERAK
- a CDS encoding M48 family metalloprotease, with product MQRAFLKSLFLFSLVAGLGFTSSCSKDGDNILLFSVEDDKALGDKVAAQTDSMFRADPAKNGRLLERASNPQAYAALQVVVDRVLNSGKLAHRDDFTWDVKIVQKDDIQNAFATPGGHIYVYTGLIKYLDHEAELAGVLGHEIAHADRRHTSQLLQKQYGIDILLSLLLGDNPSQLAQIATGLGSLQFSRDYERDADDYSVVYLNGTQYSCDGAAGFFIKSQQEGAGGTPEFLSTHPNPENRVAAIQNKAKELNCQGKATNDANLNALKSVL
- a CDS encoding App1 family protein; this encodes MAPFLNKLGDWAEKADDLILRARTRLGLLDPLQIVPYRSYGTPTRLYVKGRLLTDKGIGEPDPSDSRWHNLLDMYRRFESNEIAGAQLLVRPADASEHLVVTDEEGYFSLNLEPRQLPEPIDFMWYPVEVLLKAVPSPLALPAGLAAHAPVLIPPADAEYGIISDLDDTVIQTSATDMLRMARTVLLRNARSRLPFKGVAEFYRALQLGRNGKRNNPFFYVSSSPWNLYDLLEDFLNLNDIPPGPLLLRDFAVVRKSAQDTSEHHGHKLKEIDNILLTYPKLQFVLIGDSGQEDANIYREVVRRHPGRVLAIYIRDVLRPDRAALVERVSEELRGDKVEMLLVQDTVQAAEHAAKAGLIYTEAIPAVVEDKHKDETTE
- a CDS encoding YybH family protein; its protein translation is MKNVLVATSCSLLLSACATVRPAATRATIQQVLATQTAAWNRGDVAGFMQGYWQSDSLVFIGKRGLTYGWQPTLDNYRRSYPDAAAMGQLTFSNLRITPDGPETAHVVGRWHLARPAAGDLEGHFLLVFRRLQGQWVIVADHSS
- the mtgA gene encoding monofunctional biosynthetic peptidoglycan transglycosylase: MTTYQRYWQQAWRVALQVAAALFLASIAWVLVYRWVAPPATWLMLERRAHAPVGKGYYGIREQERQVSYDFKGLDEVSPHVPLALIAAEDQLFLKHHGFDFNAMQRAVKVNWDGKKLVGGSTISQQVAKNVFLWHGRSYVRKAAEAYFTMLIELLWNKRRIMEMYLSVAEMGDCTFGVEAASQRYFHKPASQVTPAEAALLAGVLPNPLRFRASNPGPAARAKQRRVMRNMRRLGGTTYVRELIED